The Deltaproteobacteria bacterium genome window below encodes:
- a CDS encoding penicillin-insensitive murein endopeptidase, translated as MRSLVLMHWFVAMAAPEPHVVAPGETLWSIARAHACTVADVRGANPELGDVLRAGIELALPSACRAVASPPRSPPPRERAVSGSRGTKVVPAPAAREVIVAKGDTLGRIASRNGTTVVALREANALTGNMIHVGQRLRLPEPAAPIAAPVGVGKASTARAAVDPPTPLSELPPPPLADAELPPPPARTRSGSGSSARVAAPAHGRVLIGAVQLPTDRAYYLRHPTRAWGQPHVVESTRAAIREVKRKYPRVHRLAIGDLSARSGGRLSGHKSHRTGRDVDLGLYFVRSPSAYPKRFVGADEAELDFAATWALIEAFHRQSKTAGGPTIIFLDFAVQGRIYEWARKHGVSRRVLREVFQFPHGRWSHEGLVRHEPAHADHLHVRFGCPPHGEHCR; from the coding sequence ATGCGCAGCCTCGTTCTCATGCACTGGTTCGTCGCGATGGCGGCGCCGGAGCCCCACGTCGTCGCGCCGGGCGAGACCCTCTGGAGCATCGCGCGCGCGCATGCTTGCACCGTCGCCGACGTGCGCGGGGCCAACCCCGAGCTCGGTGATGTCCTGCGCGCGGGGATCGAGCTCGCGTTGCCTTCGGCGTGCCGCGCCGTCGCCAGCCCGCCGCGGTCGCCTCCGCCGAGGGAGCGGGCGGTCAGCGGCTCGCGCGGCACCAAGGTCGTGCCGGCGCCGGCAGCACGCGAGGTCATCGTCGCCAAGGGCGACACCCTCGGACGCATCGCTTCGCGCAACGGCACCACCGTGGTCGCGCTGCGCGAGGCCAACGCGCTCACCGGCAACATGATCCACGTGGGGCAGCGGCTGCGCCTGCCCGAGCCAGCCGCACCCATCGCGGCGCCGGTCGGCGTCGGCAAGGCCAGCACCGCGCGGGCCGCCGTCGACCCGCCCACGCCGTTGTCGGAGCTGCCGCCCCCGCCGCTCGCCGACGCCGAGCTGCCGCCCCCGCCCGCTCGCACGCGCTCGGGATCGGGGTCGTCCGCGCGCGTGGCCGCACCGGCCCACGGTCGCGTGCTGATCGGCGCGGTGCAGCTGCCGACCGATCGCGCCTACTACCTGCGGCACCCCACCCGTGCGTGGGGTCAGCCCCACGTGGTCGAGTCGACGCGCGCGGCGATCCGCGAGGTGAAGCGCAAGTACCCCCGCGTGCACCGACTCGCGATCGGCGACCTCTCGGCGCGCTCGGGCGGACGGCTGTCAGGCCACAAGTCGCACCGCACCGGGCGCGACGTCGACCTCGGGCTCTACTTCGTGCGCTCGCCGTCGGCCTACCCCAAGCGCTTCGTCGGGGCCGACGAGGCCGAGCTCGACTTCGCGGCCACCTGGGCGCTCATCGAGGCGTTCCATCGCCAGTCGAAGACGGCCGGCGGCCCGACCATCATCTTCCTCGACTTCGCGGTGCAGGGGCGCATCTACGAGTGGGCGCGCAAGCACGGTGTGTCGCGTCGCGTGTTGCGCGAGGTGTTCCAGTTCCCCCATGGTCGCTGGTCCCACGAGGGGCTCGTGCGCCACGAGCCCGCCCACGCCGATCACCTGCACGTGCGCTTCGGCTGCCCGCCCCACGGCGAACACTGCCGCTGA